A genomic region of Thunnus albacares chromosome 2, fThuAlb1.1, whole genome shotgun sequence contains the following coding sequences:
- the gas1a gene encoding growth arrest-specific protein 1a, producing the protein MASSGALAQSVCRSVWPLGCVLLFFGYLSVASPSHGRRLICWQAIMNCQAEPDCNYAYEHYTRACGPVLNGERKKCPSHCISSLVQLNLTKNGPALEDCSCAHDPLCTSTKRAIEPCLPRTTSTGCTEARRQCERDKQCSSAMHDYLDHCGKLFSGAICTNACRNVIANMRKIPKGQQLETCMCDGTERAICEFVKNSMKALCFDSPEREESSGSLGDQDPDDEDYPPDPEYTYEPDSGASSIPAAHCVLTLLASILAVLPLI; encoded by the coding sequence ATGGCAAGCTCTGGCGCACTGGCACAGAGCGTCTGTAGATCTGTTTGGCCTCTCGGTTGTGTGCTCTTGTTTTTTGGCTATTTATCCGTGGCCTCGCCGTCCCACGGTCGGCGGCTGATATGCTGGCAAGCCATCATGAACTGCCAAGCCGAACCCGATTGCAATTACGCATATGAACACTATACGCGCGCATGTGGCCCCGTGCTGAACGGGGAGAGGAAGAAGTGCCCAAGCCACTGTATCTCCTCCCTTGTCCAGCTCAATCTGACCAAAAACGGGCCGGCTCTGGAGGACTGCAGCTGCGCCCACGATCCGCTGTGTACGAGCACCAAACGGGCCATCGAGCCCTGCTTGCCCAGGACTACCAGCACGGGCTGCACGGAAGCCCGGCGCCAGTGCGAGAGAGACAAGCAGTGCAGCTCCGCAATGCACGATTATTTGGACCACTGCGGGAAACTCTTCAGCGGGGCGATCTGCACCAACGCCTGCCGGAATGTGATCGCGAATATGCGTAAAATACCCAAGGGTCAGCAGCTGGAGACTTGCATGTGTGATGGGACGGAGAGGGCCATCTGTGAGTTTGTCAAGAACAGCATGAAGGCGCTGTGCTTCGACTCGCCcgagagggaggagagcagcGGGTCCCTCGGCGACCAAGACCCAGATGATGAGGACTACCCTCCGGATCCGGAGTATACATACGAACCGGACAGCGGAGCCTCCTCTATCCCAGCGGCCCACTGTGTTTTGACCCTGCTGGCATCCATTTTGGCTGTATTGCCCCTCATTTAA